gattttttttagacgataaaaaatttaaaaaaaaatatttgaaaaaaatgcacctgtagttttttaaattttttacatgtacatttttttagtttttttttttttgttgaaaaaaataattcgaaaatttttagttgtctgtcaacttcagaatcataattttttataaaatgcgcactggtaatttttagaatactcgtgtgcattttaaaatttttctttcataaaaatcgtgaattatttaattcggatttaattttttaccctAATTCgggtttttgaaaataattcgaattctatacaaataatcatgatactcaagttagcagacgcctaataatctttgaatttttttttacacgataaattataaaaaaaaaaaaatatttgaaaaaaatgcacctgtagttttttaaattttttacatatgcatttttttagttcttttttttttttgttgaaaaaaataattcgaaaatttttagttgtctgtcaacttcagaatcataatttttaaaaatgcgcactggtaatttttagaatactcgtgtgcattttttaatttttctttcatcaaaatcgcgaattatttaattcggatttaatttttaccctTATTCgggtttttgaaaataattcgaatttgatacaaataataatgatactgaagttagcagacgcctaataattttcggattattttttagacgataaaaaattaaaaaaaaaaaatatttgaaaaaaatgtacctgtagtttttaaaattttctacatgtgcatatttttatattatttttttgcagttgatttattgaaaaacgaaaattcaaaaattttttaaatgtctgctaacttcaggatcataaataatcaatgatttcaaattattcgcgctcgtatttcaaatttaattcataaccACAAAAATATTCTGCTGTTTTCATTtcctataaatattataattattactgtaaaaaaaaattttaaagtccAATGGTGTAGGACCGACCATTGGGATTATGAATTCCCAAGAATCTCGGCTTGCTTATGCACCACTCGTACCAAACATTCTTAGGACTGCATTTTCTccagaaatttaattctatttcATCTCCCGTTTTTACTGGTATCGGTTCCTAAAATAAACcatcagtaattaattattaatcaattaactaattaatattaaaatgaaaaaaataaaataattacccgTATAGGAAAGAAAATAGGGAACCAACTCAACATCCCTGGGCTGTGAGTCTCCGGTACGATACTcaaagttatattttcatacaaaACAACATCAAAGTATCCGACGAACCCGTGCAATACTGAGTTCTGCTCAACTGTAAATGTCTTCTTTTCATACCGCGAGTTATTTATTGCCGCGTCTGAAGAATAATTATCACAAATATATAAGAAAGTCTGATATTTATGGAATAAATAAAACCTGGGTACCTTTGTTGGGATGGCAAAAAGTAAACAGCGGCTGCTCTTTAGCGATCTGATATTTGTTGTGCAAATATACAACATACGGAGTTTCAAAATGCGACAACTGATGTTTGTCTTTGTCGAGACACTGCTTCAGTTCGTTGTAAATTTTCGATGACTGAACTGGCCCGATATGGGAAGTGTACGACTGGGGAATGCTGATGCCGtcatctaaaataattaaatgagaaTCAatcaataagtaattaattgaaagACATTAGAGATGAATCATCacctttcaaaaatttctgagCGCCGTCTAAGCACTCGGGCGACAACTCGTTGTCTCCAAACGACCCCAGCAACTCAGAAACGAGTATGTCCGCTTTCTCTGGAGCCTCCCATTGTCTCATGTCTGAGGATACTATCGTTACTCTGTCGCCAAAGATGTCATTCTTCAGAGCGTGTAACGTCAGGATAgcatttggatttttttctactGCGTAAACTTTGACCTGTACCTTGGCCATGTCGGCGGCATTCAAAGTCGCTCGGATTAATGGACCTCGTCCAGCTCCTACGACCATTATTACCCTGGAAATCAtcatcaatcaatcaattttgtcgatgaattaattaattaattaaatagaagCAAACTAACAAAGTAGTAGCAGGACTTTCAGTctgcattttaaataaaatcgctTGATGGATAGCACGCTGGTACTCGGAATATTTAACAGGATCCTTTTCAAATACTTCGTAAGTACCGGACTCGAGATTATCCATCAGCGGCTGCAGGGGAAACTGGAGATAGTCTTCATACCCGCGGCCGTAACGTTGCAGCGGGCCGTGGACCTGGAAGCCTTTTTTCCACAAATGGTCAAGGTAATTGAAG
This window of the Microplitis mediator isolate UGA2020A chromosome 8, iyMicMedi2.1, whole genome shotgun sequence genome carries:
- the LOC130673063 gene encoding protein arginine N-methyltransferase 5; translated protein: MSGTRSVSCGLNFAAAPDLNSCLETAQQSCYEFICIPLVHPQLKREFLSGTAKDRHVAFTRADMILSTSDWNSLIVGRLSPHINVDSAIKHVRENSEAALAQELSLASHLGIPAITFKLHGTIDKNINLARIINNKLVSVSNTQVWVQIPMENPLKQMMSYRTDEEIHCESPWEWWNGFRFICDFDKKIGVALIVSHDLPEEDEINRWLGEPVKCLILPTTLFISNKKGYPVLGRAHQVLIQRFSPLNVQFILTGSNRYPDLTLYFNYLDHLWKKGFQVHGPLQRYGRGYEDYLQFPLQPLMDNLESGTYEVFEKDPVKYSEYQRAIHQAILFKMQTESPATTLVIMVVGAGRGPLIRATLNAADMAKVQVKVYAVEKNPNAILTLHALKNDIFGDRVTIVSSDMRQWEAPEKADILVSELLGSFGDNELSPECLDGAQKFLKDDGISIPQSYTSHIGPVQSSKIYNELKQCLDKDKHQLSHFETPYVVYLHNKYQIAKEQPLFTFCHPNKDAAINNSRYEKKTFTVEQNSVLHGFVGYFDVVLYENITLSIVPETHSPGMLSWFPIFFPIREPIPVKTGDEIELNFWRKCSPKNVWYEWCISKPRFLGIHNPNGRSYTIGL